In Engraulis encrasicolus isolate BLACKSEA-1 chromosome 24, IST_EnEncr_1.0, whole genome shotgun sequence, a single genomic region encodes these proteins:
- the LOC134441202 gene encoding interferon-induced protein with tetratricopeptide repeats 1B-like translates to MAAQKTTMMERLSQLQCHFTWTLSDNVRRLRDTRHFLEQSIESDSLSWKGQLYNVLAYIHYKIDNSTESTENALACLRKAEVILKEQATDGRGPELMVNQADQAWVHYHLGEMADAQRCLEEAASLQQEFPAPPGFEMHPEVHGEKGWTLIKFGADFRKEAVSEFEKAVKGDSNRKSWHKGLILAKVKMNRETGTETWNKQNRPDPLFLQQVEKAKEVDPDDIRISMIYLIAMVDAGKKPVDEAVREAHTLALRVQRPLGDLSNILYFLRLHDLESALHVAQKFEKKYPSDREAKKQLAICYKRTIFKSGQSNQDRVLMENAIRVYEDVIRLFPFYVRGRIDLAAIYAMSGNTGKADQMYLDLLKEEEGMEPAQLQLLYSKYAGHLHSIQRSSDESIDYHKKAVEIPRQSPDIMRSIQILKKLANNYRHPRCDELQEFLLGLNHI, encoded by the coding sequence tgcACAAAAGACTACTATGATGGAACGCCTGTCGCAGCTGCAGTGCCACTTCACCTGGACACTCAGTGACAACGTTAGACGTCTTCGTGACACGCGACACTTCCTGGAACAGAGCATTGAAAGCGACTCCCTCTCCTGGAAGGGCCAGCTGTACAACGTGCTGGCGTACATACACTACAAAATCGACAATTCCACAGAGTCTACCGAGAACGCGCTAGCATGCCTGCGAAAGGCTGAGGTGATCCTCAAAGAGCAGGCCACAGATGGCAGAGGACCTGAGCTCATGGTGAACCAAGCCGACCAGGCCTGGGTGCACTATCATCTGGGAGAAATGGCTGACGCCCAGCGGTGCCTGGAGGAAGCTGCCAGTCTCCAGCAGGAGTTCCCAGCTCCACCTGGATTTGAGATGCACCCAGAGGTGCACGGGGAGAAAGGCTGGACACTGATAAAGTTTGGTGCTGATTTCCGGAAGGAGGCAGTGAGTGAGTTTGAAAAGGCTGTGAAAGGAGACTCGAACAGGAAATCGTGGCATAAAGGCCTCATTTTGGCAAAAGTCAAAATGAACAGGGAAACAGGGACAGAGACCTGGAACAAACAGAATAGACCAGACCCATTATTCTTACAACAGGTCGAAAAGGCCAAAGAGGTCGATCCAGACGACATACGCATTTCTATGATCTACTTGATCGCTATGGTGGATGCTGGAAAGAAGCCAGTGGATGAGGCGGTCAGAGAGGCTCACACACTAGCTCTGCGTGTTCAACGTCCTCTTGGAGATCTTTCAAACATTCTATATTTCTTGAGGTTACACGATTTAGAGTCAGCATTGCATGTTGCACAGAAGTTCGAGAAAAAATACCCATCTGACAGGGAAGCCAAAAAACAGCTGGCCATCTGTTACAAACGGACGATTTTCAAATCAGGGCAATCAAATCAAGACAGGGTGCTGATGGAAAATGCCATCAGAGTTTATGAAGATGTTATCAGACTTTTCCCTTTCTACGTAAGGGGAAGAATAGATCTGGCAGCAATATATGCAATGTCTGGAAACACAGGCAAAGCAGATCAGATGTACTTGGATCTCCTCAAAGAAGAAGAGGGCATGGAGCCTGCACAATTACAACTGTTGTACAGTAAATATGCAGGGCACCTCCACTCAATTCAGAGGTCCAGTGATGAGTCTATTGATTATCACAAGAAAGCTGTGGAAATACCTCGACAATCTCCCGACATTATGAGAAGCATCCAGATTCTGAAGAAGCTTGCTAACAACTACAGACACCCCAGATGCGATGAACTTCAGGAGTTTCTGCTGGGACTTAATCACATTTAA
- the LOC134441726 gene encoding interferon-induced protein with tetratricopeptide repeats 1B-like, whose product SAQNSTLLERLKQLQCHFTWTLSDNVRRLRRQRDFLEQGSESDSLSWKGHLYNVLAYIQYKIDNSTESTENALACLRKAEVILKEQATDGRGPELMVNQADQAWVHYHLGEMADAQRCLEEAASLQQEFPAPPGFEMHPEVHGEKGWTLMKFGADFRKEALSEFEKAVKGDSNRKAWHKGLILAKDKMNRETGTGNWNKRTRPDPLFLQQVEKAKEVDPDDIRISIIYLITMVDAGKKPVGEAVREAQTLALRVQRPLGDLSSILYFLRLHDLESALHVAQKFEKKYPSDREAKKQLAICYKRTIFKPGQSNQDRVLMENAIKFYEDVIRLYPLYVRGRIDLAEIYAKSGNTGKADQMYLDLLKEEKDLEPAQLQLLYSSYAVHLFHNKDFAQSIYYHKKAVEIPRQSPDITRSIKTLRKIAENPRHRRCDEMQEFLLGLKHI is encoded by the coding sequence agtgcACAAAACTCTACTCTGTTGGAGCGCCTGAAGCAGCTGCAGTGCCACTTCACTTGGACACTCAGTGACAACGTTAGACGTCTTCGTCGGCAGCGAGACTTCCTGGAACAAGGCAGTGAGAGTGACTCCCTCTCCTGGAAGGGCCATCTGTACAACGTGCTggcgtacatacagtacaaaatcGACAATTCCACCGAGTCTACCGAGAACGCGCTAGCATGCCTGCGAAAGGCTGAGGTGATCCTCAAAGAGCAGGCCACAGATGGCAGAGGACCTGAGCTCATGGTGAACCAAGCCGACCAGGCCTGGGTGCACTATCATCTGGGAGAAATGGCTGACGCCCAGCGGTGCCTGGAGGAAGCTGCCAGCCTCCAGCAGGAGTTCCCAGCTCCACCTGGATTTGAGATGCACCCAGAGGTGCACGGGGAGAAAGGCTGGACACTGATGAAGTTTGGTGCTGATTTCCGGAAGGAGGCACTGAGTGAGTTTGAAAAGGCTGTGAAAGGAGACTCGAACAGGAAAGCGTGGCATAAAGGCCTCATTTTGGCAAAAGACAAAATGAACAGGGAAACAGGGACAGGAAACTGGAACAAACGGACTAGACCTGACCCATTATTCTTACAGCAGGTCGAAAAGGCCAAAGAGGTCGATCCAGACGACATACGCATTTCAATTATCTACTTGATCACTATGGTGGATGCTGGCAAGAAGCCAGTCGGTGAGGCGGTGAGAGAGGCTCAAACACTAGCTCTGCGTGTTCAACGCCCTCTTGGAGATCTTTCAAGCATTCTATATTTCTTGAGGTTACACGATTTAGAGTCAGCATTGCATGTTGCACAGAAGTTCGAGAAAAAATACCCATCTGACAGGGAAGCCAAAAAACAGCTGGCCATCTGTTACAAACGGACGATTTTCAAACCAGGGCAATCAAATCAAGACAGGGTGCTGATGGAAAATGCCATCAAATTTTATGAAGATGTAATCAGGCTTTACCCTCTGTACGTTAGGGGAAGAATAGATCTGGCAGAAATATATGCAAAGTCTGGAAACACAGGCAAAGCAGATCAGATGTACTTGGATCTTCTCAAAGAAGAAAAGGACCTAGAGCCTGCACAATTACAACTGTTGTACAGTAGCTATGCAGTCCACCTATTCCACAATAAAGACTTTGCTCAGTCTATTTATTATCACAAGAAAGCTGTAGAAATCCCACGACAATCTCCCGACATAACGAGAAGCATCAAGACCCTGAGGAAGATTGCTGAAAACCCCAGACACCGCAGATGTGATGAAATGCAGGAGTTTCTGCTGGGACTTAAGCACATTTAA